A window of Pseudomonas putida genomic DNA:
TGCGCTGGCCCATGGCATTGGTCTGTGGCACCTGGAAACTGATCTGCTTGGACTCCTTGCTCAGGGTCTCTTCAAGGAAGACCGCCAGTTCTAGCTCCACGTCCTGCCCCCGCCTGCCGGCACTGCGTTGCTGCTGCCGGGCACCACCGAACGGGTTGCCACCGCGGCTACCAAAGATCGAGCTGAAGAAGTCGGAAAAATCACCGCCTTCGAAGCCACCGCCACCGCCGCGGCTTTCCCAACCCGGAGGTGCCTGGAACGGCCGGCCATGTTGGCCGCCGTACTTGCGGATTTCGTCGAACTCGGCACGTTTCTGCGCGTCACCCAGCACTTCGTAGGCCTCGTTGGCCTCCTTGAATTTTTCCTCGGCGTCGCGCTCCTTGCTGACGTCGGGGTGATACTTGCGCGCCAGCTTGCGGTACGCGGCCTTGATTGCCTTGTCGTCCGCCGTGGGCTCTACGCCGAGTATCTTGTAATAGTCTTTGAAGTCCATCTATGGATCACCAATGTGAATGTGCGTGTTGCAATAGAAGATAGGGTTCAAGCATAGCCTTTCAAGACCGCCTTGGGTTTGCGCCATGGCAGACGACCGGTCTTGATTCTGTAGCCAACTGGCATACACTGCGCGGCCGTTTTGCCTCCGGAAGCTCATTTCCCATGTCTGACGTATCCCCGGCCCGCGCCCTGGGCATCGACTTTGGCACCTCAAACTCCACGGTCGGCTGGCACCGCCCCGGCGTGGAGTCGCTGATTGCCCTGGAAGACGGCAAGATCACCTTGCCCTCGGTGGTGTTCTTCAACATCGAGGAGCGTCGCCCGGTATATGGCCGCCTGGCGCTGCACGAGTACCTGGAAGGCTACGAAGGCCGCCTGATGCGCTCGCTGAAAAGTCTGCTGGGTTCAAAGCTGATCAAGCACGACACCAGCGTGCTGGGCAGCGCCCTGCCGTTCAAGGACCTGTTGGGCATGTTCATCGGCGAGCTGAAAAAGCGTGCCGAAGCAGCTGCCGGACGTGAGTTCGAGCAAGTGGTGCTGGGCCGCCCGGTGTTCTTCGTCGACGAAGACCCGGCCGCCGACCAGGAGGCCGAGGACACTCTGGCCGAAGTGGCGCGCAAGATCGGCTTCAAGGATGTGTCGTTCCAGTACGAGCCGATTGCCGCAGCCTTCGACTACGAGTCGAGCATCAGCGGCGAAGAACTGGTGCTGATCGTCGACATCGGCGGTGGTACCTCGGACTTCACCCTGATCCGTCTGTCGCCCGAGCGCCATCTGGTCGCCGAGCGCCAGAGCGACATCCTCGCCACCGGCGGCGTGCACATTGGCGGTACCGACTTCGACAAGCAACTGAGCCTGCAGGGCGTGATGCCACTGTTCGGCTACGGCAGCCGCATGAAGAGCGGCGCGCTGATGCCGACCAGCTATCACCTGAACCTCGCCACCTGGCACACCATCAACGCCCTGTACTCGCAGAAGTCGCAGCTGGCGCTGGGCAGCATGCGCTATGACATCGAGGACACGCTGGGCATCGACCGCCTGTTCAAGCTGATCGAAGAGCGTGCCGGGCACTGGCTGGCGATGGAAGTGGAGGCCAGCAAGATCGAGCTGACCGAGCAGCAGAGCCGCCATGTGGACCTCAGCCGCATCGAGCCTGAGTTGACTGCAGAACTGACCCGCGTACTGTTCGAAGAGGCGATCGAAGGCCTGCTGGAGCGCGTGCGCGGTAGCGTGAGCGAACTGCTGGCCAAGGCTGGCGTCAGCGAAACGCAAGTCGACACGGTGTTCTTCACCGGCGGCTCCAGCGGTATTCCGGCACTGCGCAACAGCGTGGCGGCGATGCTGCCGAATGCGCGGCATGTGGAAGGCAACATCTTTGGCAGCATTGGCAGCGGGCTGGCCATCGAGGCGCGCAAGCGCTATGGCGTAGCCTGAGCCAGGCTCTTCAGCCTGTGCCGGCCCCTTCGCGGGCTTGCCCGCTCCCACAGGGACCGCACCGTACCTGTGGGAGCGGGCAAGCCCGCGAAGGGGCCGGCACAGGCTATTGAAGAATCAGACCAGTTCGGCCCGCTTCAGCTCACTCTTCAGGTAGGCATAGTAGATCGGCCCCGCCACCACCCCAGGCAGCCCGAACGCCGCCTCGAACACCAGCATTGCCAGCAGCAGTTCCCACGACTTGGCACTGATCTGCCCACCCACGATCCGCGCGTTGAGGAAATACTCGACCTTGTGGATGACGATCAGGTAACCCAGCGCCGCCGCCGCCACCCAGATCGACAGCGACAGGCCGACGATGGTGATCAGGGTATTCGACATCAGGTTGCCGATCACCGGCAGCAGGCCCAAAAGGAAGGTCAGCACGATCAGCGTCTTGGTCAGCGGCAGGTGCACGTCGAACATCGGCAGCACCACGGCCAGGAAGATGCCGGTGAACGTAGTGTTGAGCAGCGAGATCTTGATCTGCGCGAAGACGATGTTGCGAAACGCCTGCACCAACAGGCTCAGGCGCTCGAACAGCGCCGCCGCCAGTGGCTTGCGCCGGGAGATGTCGGGGATGCGCTGCAAGGCGACGATGGCGCCGAGGATCATGCCGATCAGCAGGGTGACGAACATGTGTGCCATGCCCTTGCCCACCAGCTGCAGGTCGCTCAGGTGGCTCTTGATCCAGTCACCAATGGCCACCTTGAACTCCGCCGCACTGGCCGGCAGGTAGCCTTCGATGAACGGCGGCAGCTGGCCACGGGCACGCTCCACCAGGGCCATGAACTTGTCCAGCGAGGCCCCGGGGTTTTCCGCCTCGTGCAGCAGGAAGCTGAAGGCACCGGCAAACAGCAGGGTCAGGGTGCTGACCACCAGCGTGCCAAGCAGCGCCACCGCCAGCCAGCGGGCGCGCTGCCCGGCGAGCAGCGGCTGCAGCCGCGGCGTGAGCATGTTGACCAGCTCGAACACCAGCAAGCCGGCCAGCAGGCTCGGCAGCAATTTCAGGGGCAGCGCCAGCAACAGGCCGGCAAACACGATGATCCAGCTGGCCAGGGTGACCTGGCGGGGGGTGAAGGTCATACAGCCTCAACGGCAGACAACGGGAAAGACCCGCAGTCTGCCAGCCTTACGTCTGCAGGCATAGGCGCAGGTCATTTCTTCTTCAGGCAGTCGCTCATGAACGCTTTGCGCTCGTCCCCCTTCAGGGCCTTGGTGGTGGCGTCGGCGTTGCAGGTTTTCATCTTTTCTTGCTGGGTTTGCGGCACGTCCTTCTTCAGGCAGGTGCTCATGAAGGCTTTGCGCTCATCGCCCTTGAGGGCCTTGGCGGTGGCGTCGGCGTTGCAGGTTTTCATCTTTTCCTGCTGCGCGGTATTGGCGGCGAAGCCTTGGGCGCTGAACAACACCGCCAGTACCAGGAAGGGGATTTGCAGCACTTTCATGGAGTAGTCTCCTTGGCTCCGCGCCCGATGCACGGGGGTCGAGCTGAGTGTAGCCAAGAATTCTCAACGCCCTGCCCGTGCCTGGCGACGGTATTGCTCGGGCGTGCATCGGGCCTGGCGCTGGAACATGGCGATGAACGCCGAGGCGCTGCTGTAGCCCAGGTCGAAGGCGATGGCCTGGATCGGCTGGCCGGCTTCCAGTGCTTCGATGGCGCGCAGAAAACGCAGGCGCAGGCGCCATTCGCCAAAACTGATGCCCAGTTCGCGCAGGAACTGGCGGGCCAGGGTGCGCTCGCTGACGTGCACGCGGGCGGCCCAGTCGGCTAGCGGGCGGTTGTCGCCCGGCTCGGCACCGAGGGCATCGAGCACCTGGCGCAAGCCTTCGCTGTGGGCAAACGGCAGGTAACAGGCCTGGCTGGGCGCCAGTAGCAGTTGGTCAAGCAGTACCTGCACCAGGCGCTGGTCGCGCTCGCCCTCGGCCACCCGCAGGTCGCGCCGGGCGAAGTCGGCGAGGATGGCCTTGAGGATGTCGCTGATCATCAGGCTGCATGGTTGCTGAGGCAGTGCGGCACACAGGCTGCGGTCCAGGTAGACCGAACGGTAGACGATGGCCTGTGGGTTGTAGCAGCCATGCTCGGTGTCGGGCGGCACCCACACGGCGTATTGCGGTGGTGACAGGAAGTGCTGGCCGGCGACCTCCAGGTGCATCACGCCGTGGGCGGTGTAGTTGAGCTGGCCCCAGGTGTGGCGATGCAGGGCGCTGCGTGTATCGGCACCGAACTCGTCGTGGCGGAAGTACACCGGAGCCGGGAGTTGGGTGAACCGGGGAATGTCGAGGTAATTGCGCGGCATGCTGTCTGCTTTGCGGGGCGGGTTGTCTGGATAGAAGTATAGGCTTGTGAACAGACAATCGATAATACAGGCCTATCGAGGGCCTGCTCCGCAGGCCTTCGCGGGCTTGCCCGCTCCCACAGGATCCACGCCAGCTTTCAGGCCTGTGATATCCCTGTGGGAGCGGGCAAGCCCGCGAAGGGCTGCAAAGCAGCCCCAATCCAAGCCCCAACGAGTAACCTGCTTCATGAACTACCTGTTCCCCCTGACCGCCATCCTGATATGGGCCGGCAACACCGTGGTCACCAAGATGTCCGCCGGTGCCATCCACCCTGCCGAGATCGGCTTCTACCGCTGGCTGCTGGCCGCGCTGCTGTTCACCCCGTTCCTGCTGCCCGCCGTGTGGCGCAATCGGGCGGCCATTCGCCCGCACCTGGGCAAGGTTTGCGTGCTGGGCGTGCTGGGCATGGCGCTGTACCAGAGCCTGGCCTACTTCGCCGCCGGCATCACCAGCGCCACCAACATGGGCATCATCCTCTCGCTGATGCCACTGATGTCCCTGGCGCTGTCCATCGCCTGGCTGGGTCAGCGCCTGAGCTACGGCGCTCTGCTGGGCGCACTGGTGTCATTTCTCGGCGTGCTTGAAGTGGTCAGTGCCGGCCACCCCGCCAGCCTGCTGCAACAAGGCCTGAACAGCGGGGACCTGCTGATGCTCGTGGCCACACTGGCCTACGCGCTGTACAGCTTCCTGCTGAAGAAATGGCAGCTGCGCCTGCCGCCGATGCAGCTGCTGTACCTGCAGGTGCTGGTAGCCATCGTCGTGCTGTTGCCGCTGTTCCTGCTGTCGGACAAGACCGGGCTGAACAGCCGCAACATCGGCCTGGTGCTGTACGCCTGCGTGCTGGCCTCGATGATCGCGCCCCTGGTGTGGATGCAGGCTGTGCAACGCCTGGGGCCCAGCCGCACCACGCTGTTTTTCAACCTGCTGCCGCTGGTCACGGCGCTGATCGCCGCCGTGGTGCTCGACGAGCAGCTTGCCCGCTATCACCTGGTCGGTGGCCTGCTGACCCTGGCGGGCGTGGTGCTGGCCGAGCGCTGGACCACACCGATCCGTCGCTAGAGCCCTGCCGCCTTCAGCCGCGCGGCATGTTCGGTGAACAGCCGCACCGGTTCGGCCCCCTTGCCCAGCGCACCAAGCGACTGGTTGACGATATCCAGGTGGTCGAGCGGGTAATCGTCGCCGATCACCTGCCCCAGGTGCGAACTGAAGCGCCCGACCATACCGTCGCAATGGCCCTTTTCCTTGACGAAACTGCGCGCGAACAGGCGGCAGAAATAGCTGCTGCCGTCGAACCGGTTGCGCCCCTGGTCGGTCAGACCGGGCTGCAAGATGCCGGACCAGGAGTAATAGCGCACGCCATCGACCTCATAGGCCCCTTCCCCGCCCCAAGTGCCCGGCAGCCCCTGTGGATAAGCCTGGTTGAACAGCGCCACCCCGGCGCTGGTCAACGACTGGTGCGAGGCGTGTACATCCACTGGCAGCGGGTCGCGGCGCCAGCCGGTTTCCAGCCACACCAGCAGCACGGCCAAGCCATGCAGCACAGCCTTCAGGATGCGCCCCTGCGGGGAATCGCCCGGTGCCGTGCGCGCCAGGTAGTCGGCCAGTTCCGAACCCTGGTTGGGCCCCGCCACCGACGTGACCGAGGCCACCCGCCCGGGCCGCCTGGCGGCTGCGTAGCGCGCGCTCAGGGCGCCCTGGCTGTGGCCGATGAGGTTGACCTTTTCCGCACCGGTGCGCTGGCAGATGTCTTCGATAATCGCCAGCAACTGCTCGCCGCGCACCTCGCTGGAATGCAGTGGCGAAACCTGCACCGGGAACACCTGCGCCCCGCCCTTGCGCAGGGCCGGCACGATGCCGAACCAATAGGGGTAGAGCACCAGGCGGACAAAACCGAGCATGCCCGGTACCAGCACCAACGGGTATCGCGTGGCCAAATCCTGCTGCATTGCCCCAGCCCCTTTCCGTGGACGACCGGCCAACACTACAGCGGCCTTGATGACCATCGCAATCGAACTCCCGGCACGCGCTGCGGTTCCAAACCACACAGACCCTTTGCAAGGAGCGGGACCATGTACAAGCAGACCCTGGCAATCCTTCTGGCAAGCGCTACCCTCGCCGCCTGCGGCAGCCGCCCGGAAAACCCG
This region includes:
- the cbpA gene encoding curved DNA-binding protein; its protein translation is MDFKDYYKILGVEPTADDKAIKAAYRKLARKYHPDVSKERDAEEKFKEANEAYEVLGDAQKRAEFDEIRKYGGQHGRPFQAPPGWESRGGGGGFEGGDFSDFFSSIFGSRGGNPFGGARQQQRSAGRRGQDVELELAVFLEETLSKESKQISFQVPQTNAMGQRTGFTTKTLNVKIPAGVTDGERIRLKGQGAPGSGGGANGDLFLTIRMAPHPLFDVEGHDLIITVPLAPWEAALGAKVAVPTLDGKINLTIRPDSQSGQRLRVPGKGLANKRGERGNLYAQLKVVMPPASDESARELWTQLSEKAAFNPRTQWSK
- a CDS encoding DMT family transporter, which encodes MNYLFPLTAILIWAGNTVVTKMSAGAIHPAEIGFYRWLLAALLFTPFLLPAVWRNRAAIRPHLGKVCVLGVLGMALYQSLAYFAAGITSATNMGIILSLMPLMSLALSIAWLGQRLSYGALLGALVSFLGVLEVVSAGHPASLLQQGLNSGDLLMLVATLAYALYSFLLKKWQLRLPPMQLLYLQVLVAIVVLLPLFLLSDKTGLNSRNIGLVLYACVLASMIAPLVWMQAVQRLGPSRTTLFFNLLPLVTALIAAVVLDEQLARYHLVGGLLTLAGVVLAERWTTPIRR
- a CDS encoding PsiF family protein; the encoded protein is MKVLQIPFLVLAVLFSAQGFAANTAQQEKMKTCNADATAKALKGDERKAFMSTCLKKDVPQTQQEKMKTCNADATTKALKGDERKAFMSDCLKKK
- a CDS encoding helix-turn-helix transcriptional regulator produces the protein MPRNYLDIPRFTQLPAPVYFRHDEFGADTRSALHRHTWGQLNYTAHGVMHLEVAGQHFLSPPQYAVWVPPDTEHGCYNPQAIVYRSVYLDRSLCAALPQQPCSLMISDILKAILADFARRDLRVAEGERDQRLVQVLLDQLLLAPSQACYLPFAHSEGLRQVLDALGAEPGDNRPLADWAARVHVSERTLARQFLRELGISFGEWRLRLRFLRAIEALEAGQPIQAIAFDLGYSSASAFIAMFQRQARCTPEQYRRQARAGR
- a CDS encoding triacylglycerol lipase, giving the protein MQQDLATRYPLVLVPGMLGFVRLVLYPYWFGIVPALRKGGAQVFPVQVSPLHSSEVRGEQLLAIIEDICQRTGAEKVNLIGHSQGALSARYAAARRPGRVASVTSVAGPNQGSELADYLARTAPGDSPQGRILKAVLHGLAVLLVWLETGWRRDPLPVDVHASHQSLTSAGVALFNQAYPQGLPGTWGGEGAYEVDGVRYYSWSGILQPGLTDQGRNRFDGSSYFCRLFARSFVKEKGHCDGMVGRFSSHLGQVIGDDYPLDHLDIVNQSLGALGKGAEPVRLFTEHAARLKAAGL
- a CDS encoding Hsp70 family protein — translated: MSDVSPARALGIDFGTSNSTVGWHRPGVESLIALEDGKITLPSVVFFNIEERRPVYGRLALHEYLEGYEGRLMRSLKSLLGSKLIKHDTSVLGSALPFKDLLGMFIGELKKRAEAAAGREFEQVVLGRPVFFVDEDPAADQEAEDTLAEVARKIGFKDVSFQYEPIAAAFDYESSISGEELVLIVDIGGGTSDFTLIRLSPERHLVAERQSDILATGGVHIGGTDFDKQLSLQGVMPLFGYGSRMKSGALMPTSYHLNLATWHTINALYSQKSQLALGSMRYDIEDTLGIDRLFKLIEERAGHWLAMEVEASKIELTEQQSRHVDLSRIEPELTAELTRVLFEEAIEGLLERVRGSVSELLAKAGVSETQVDTVFFTGGSSGIPALRNSVAAMLPNARHVEGNIFGSIGSGLAIEARKRYGVA